Proteins co-encoded in one Myxococcus xanthus genomic window:
- a CDS encoding serine/threonine-protein kinase: protein MTTLVGRHIGRYRILEQLGSGGMSVVYKGLDTALDREVAVKVLHPHLAGKDESRRRLAREARAVAKLHHPNILEVFDFSAADAQDAFIVTEYIRGQTLKAFMDEGPMDPPELAAMVIHELAAALAHAHESGVIHRDLKPENVMVREDGVLKLMDFGIARLMDIEERMTVTGTLVGSPAHMAPEIIEGLEAGPTADVFSVGIMFYAAMTGRLPFSAPNTTATLKRILDGDYEDARRRVPALSDELADICAICLQRDPERRYPDAARLRDALADYLAGLGFARVGEELVSYFADPPSYRKLARQRIVATLLERSERQLAEKRTPRALASLNQVLALDTTNARALALLKGIQRAQRIKTWRRRGLRLGVGVAAAGLLGLGGWKARHANDAEATTPPDATTPGQVAATLPPTPPSEPLATVAPPDTTPAPKESAGRPGPGTSQPPRPASRGVKGATAPGGLSPRTDGTPAVGGTVRGMGTRPAGEDEEAPRKPLVRKLPVSILVRPYGSIRVDDGVPSAQPLQKHDVEVTPGRHTVTISCDYCEDVVDTIDVQPDGDNVFHLRAQPKASRLSVDFEPAGALVRVGDEFRSAEDSLKTPFEVRSPRGPAGFQHTVVVEVSHPGYVPERRVVHLRPGEPTTLRGSLRPE, encoded by the coding sequence GGGGGGCATGAGCGTCGTGTACAAAGGGCTCGACACCGCCCTGGACCGTGAAGTCGCGGTGAAGGTGCTGCACCCGCACCTGGCCGGCAAGGACGAGTCCCGCCGGCGGCTGGCCCGCGAGGCCCGCGCGGTGGCCAAGCTGCACCACCCCAACATCCTGGAGGTCTTCGACTTCTCCGCCGCGGACGCCCAGGACGCGTTCATCGTCACCGAGTACATCCGCGGCCAGACGCTGAAGGCGTTCATGGACGAGGGCCCCATGGACCCGCCGGAGCTGGCGGCCATGGTCATCCACGAGTTGGCCGCGGCGCTGGCGCACGCGCACGAGTCCGGCGTCATCCACCGCGACCTCAAGCCGGAGAACGTCATGGTGCGCGAGGACGGCGTCCTCAAGCTCATGGACTTCGGCATCGCGCGGCTGATGGACATCGAGGAGCGGATGACCGTCACCGGCACGCTGGTGGGCTCGCCGGCCCACATGGCCCCGGAGATCATCGAAGGCCTGGAGGCGGGCCCCACGGCGGACGTCTTCAGCGTGGGCATCATGTTCTACGCGGCGATGACGGGACGGCTGCCCTTCAGCGCGCCGAACACCACCGCCACGCTCAAGCGTATCCTGGACGGGGACTACGAGGACGCACGCCGGCGCGTGCCCGCGCTGTCGGACGAGCTGGCGGACATCTGCGCCATCTGCCTGCAGCGCGACCCGGAGCGGCGCTACCCCGACGCGGCCCGGCTGCGGGACGCCCTGGCGGACTACCTGGCCGGCCTGGGCTTCGCCCGCGTGGGCGAGGAGCTGGTGTCGTACTTCGCGGACCCGCCGTCGTACCGGAAGCTGGCCCGTCAGCGCATCGTCGCCACCCTGCTGGAGCGCAGCGAGCGGCAGCTCGCGGAGAAGCGCACCCCGCGCGCCCTGGCCAGTCTCAACCAGGTGCTGGCGCTGGACACCACCAACGCGCGGGCACTGGCGCTCCTCAAGGGCATCCAGCGCGCCCAGCGCATCAAGACGTGGCGCCGCCGGGGTCTGCGCCTGGGCGTGGGCGTGGCCGCCGCCGGACTGCTGGGACTGGGCGGCTGGAAGGCCCGCCACGCGAACGACGCCGAAGCCACCACCCCGCCCGACGCCACCACGCCTGGACAGGTCGCGGCCACGCTGCCTCCGACCCCGCCCTCCGAGCCGCTCGCCACCGTCGCGCCTCCCGACACCACCCCGGCCCCGAAGGAGAGCGCCGGGCGCCCCGGCCCTGGCACGTCGCAACCGCCCCGCCCGGCTTCGCGCGGGGTCAAGGGCGCGACGGCACCGGGAGGCCTGTCGCCGCGGACGGATGGCACGCCGGCCGTGGGCGGCACCGTTCGCGGCATGGGCACACGCCCCGCGGGCGAGGACGAGGAAGCACCGCGCAAGCCGCTGGTGCGCAAGCTGCCTGTGTCCATCCTGGTGCGCCCCTATGGCAGCATCCGCGTCGATGACGGCGTGCCCAGCGCCCAGCCGCTCCAGAAGCATGACGTGGAGGTGACGCCGGGCCGGCACACCGTCACCATCTCCTGCGACTACTGCGAGGACGTGGTGGACACCATCGACGTGCAGCCGGACGGCGACAACGTCTTCCACCTGCGCGCCCAGCCGAAGGCGTCCCGCCTGTCGGTCGACTTCGAGCCCGCGGGCGCGCTGGTGCGCGTGGGCGACGAGTTCCGCTCCGCGGAGGACAGCCTGAAGACGCCCTTCGAGGTCCGCTCCCCGCGAGGCCCCGCGGGCTTCCAGCACACCGTGGTGGTGGAGGTCTCCCACCCGGGCTACGTGCCGGAGCGCCGGGTGGTCCATCTGCGGCCGGGCGAACCCACCACCCTGCGCGGGAGCCTCCGCCCAGAATGA